Proteins encoded by one window of Salicibibacter halophilus:
- a CDS encoding MotA/TolQ/ExbB proton channel family protein: MLKKLDLFTPIGLILGLVVVGLAIYFNAGMDAVLLFMQLASVSIVFGGVAAALLVNFTGRELRKLPAIIKEAFRHQDYDLQELNGTFVMLAKKARKEGLLALESQLEEDVKDPFIKKGVRLAVDGIEPEMIQDILMAEVVSMEERHKRGRRILERAGDFAPAWGMVGTLVALVIMLNDLDDPATLGPSMALAMLTTLYGAILANLFFNPMASKLENKTETEVFINQIMIEGVIGVQSGQNPHILEEKLRAFIREKRKPEYDIRESGALAHEV, translated from the coding sequence GTGTTGAAAAAATTGGATCTGTTCACACCGATAGGCTTAATATTGGGGCTGGTGGTTGTTGGCCTGGCGATTTATTTCAATGCAGGCATGGACGCCGTTTTGTTATTTATGCAGCTTGCTTCCGTATCTATCGTTTTTGGCGGCGTTGCTGCAGCATTGCTCGTGAATTTTACGGGCCGGGAATTAAGGAAGCTTCCTGCCATTATAAAAGAAGCGTTTCGACACCAGGATTACGATTTGCAGGAGTTGAACGGCACCTTCGTCATGCTGGCGAAAAAAGCAAGAAAAGAAGGCTTATTGGCGTTGGAGTCGCAACTGGAAGAAGACGTCAAAGACCCCTTTATAAAAAAAGGCGTTCGGCTGGCCGTAGACGGAATTGAACCGGAAATGATTCAGGATATCTTGATGGCTGAGGTCGTTTCAATGGAAGAGCGCCATAAGCGCGGCAGGAGGATTCTTGAACGGGCGGGGGACTTTGCGCCTGCATGGGGAATGGTCGGAACACTCGTGGCCCTTGTCATCATGCTTAATGATTTGGATGACCCGGCCACCCTTGGACCAAGTATGGCTTTGGCGATGTTGACTACGCTGTACGGTGCAATATTGGCGAACTTATTTTTTAATCCGATGGCAAGCAAACTGGAAAATAAAACGGAAACCGAAGTTTTTATTAATCAAATTATGATTGAAGGGGTCATAGGTGTTCAATCCGGTCAGAATCCGCATATTTTAGAGGAAAAATTGCGGGCGTTCATACGGGAAAAAAGAAAACCGGAGTATGACATTCGTGAATCCGGAGCGCTTGCCCATGAAGTTTAG
- the ccpA gene encoding catabolite control protein A codes for MSATIYDVADEAKVSMATVSRVVNGNPNVKPTTRKKVLNAIEKLDYRPNAVARGLASKKTTTVGVIIPDISSIFFSELARGIEDIATMYKYNMILCNSDTNKNKEIHLLNTLMEKQVDGILFMGGAITEEHAEHMRSSSVPVVLAATYHEDAEFPSVNIDYAQAAFDAVDHLAKKGHTRIGMVTGTLEDPVNGYQKFKGYKQALAENNVPFDESLISVCDYTYDSAIESVDDFRTLENKPTAIFSATDEMALGVIHGLQDRGLRIPNDVEVVGFDNTRLATMVRPTLTTVVQPMYDIGAVSMRLLTKFMDNETIEEQNVVLPHQIEYRNTTTHREVVKE; via the coding sequence ATGAGTGCCACAATATATGACGTTGCCGATGAAGCAAAGGTTTCAATGGCAACAGTATCCAGAGTTGTCAACGGAAACCCAAATGTAAAACCGACGACAAGAAAAAAGGTCTTGAACGCGATTGAGAAGTTGGATTATAGACCGAATGCGGTCGCCCGTGGGCTGGCCAGTAAAAAAACAACGACTGTCGGTGTGATCATTCCCGATATTTCAAGCATTTTCTTCTCGGAACTTGCGCGCGGCATTGAAGATATCGCGACGATGTACAAGTACAATATGATTTTATGTAACTCCGATACAAATAAAAATAAGGAAATTCATTTGCTCAACACATTAATGGAAAAGCAGGTGGACGGAATTTTATTCATGGGCGGAGCCATTACGGAAGAACATGCCGAGCATATGAGAAGCTCGTCCGTTCCCGTTGTGTTGGCGGCGACATACCATGAAGATGCGGAGTTCCCATCGGTGAATATTGATTACGCTCAAGCTGCGTTCGATGCGGTGGATCATTTAGCGAAAAAAGGGCATACGCGAATTGGTATGGTAACAGGGACTTTGGAAGATCCTGTTAACGGATACCAAAAATTTAAAGGGTACAAGCAAGCGCTCGCCGAAAATAATGTCCCGTTTGATGAATCGTTGATTTCAGTGTGTGACTATACGTATGATTCAGCGATTGAATCCGTAGACGATTTTAGAACCCTTGAGAACAAGCCGACAGCCATCTTTTCTGCAACGGATGAAATGGCGCTCGGCGTGATTCACGGTTTGCAAGATCGTGGCTTGCGGATTCCGAACGATGTTGAAGTGGTCGGCTTTGACAACACGAGACTGGCTACGATGGTTCGTCCTACACTCACGACTGTAGTGCAGCCGATGTATGATATCGGCGCTGTATCCATGCGTTTGTTAACGAAATTTATGGACAATGAAACGATCGAAGAGCAAAACGTCGTTCTTCCTCATCAAATTGAGTATCGAAATACGACAACCCATCGGGAGGTTGTGAAGGAATAA
- a CDS encoding bifunctional 3-deoxy-7-phosphoheptulonate synthase/chorismate mutase has translation MSNEELEQLRASLDDKNMEILKLINERAEIVQKIGGVKSKSGTKRYDPVRERKMLDLIAEENEGPFKTSTLQHLFKQIFKASLEMMGEDEQKALLVSRKKQPDNTVVTVKDEQIGDGNQRLIAGPCSVESEEQVFTVAEALKNRGVNLLRGGAYKPRSSPYDFQGLGVEGLKILKKAGDHFDMSVISEIVTPGDVETALDHLDVIQIGARNMQNFELLKEVGATNKPILLKRGLSATISEFMNAAEYVMSRGNTNLMLCERGIRTYETATRNTLDISAIPILKQETHLPVLADVTHSTGRRDLLLPAAKAALAIGADAVMAEVHPDPAVALSDSAQQMDIGQFNEFIDTLRNEQLLKDGVGEAAKI, from the coding sequence GTGAGTAACGAGGAGTTGGAGCAGCTGCGCGCTTCTTTGGACGATAAAAACATGGAAATCTTAAAGTTGATCAACGAACGCGCTGAAATTGTACAAAAGATCGGCGGCGTTAAAAGCAAGTCGGGCACGAAACGTTATGACCCTGTGCGGGAACGAAAAATGCTTGATTTAATTGCCGAAGAGAATGAAGGTCCGTTCAAAACAAGTACGCTTCAGCATCTGTTTAAGCAAATTTTCAAAGCGAGTTTGGAGATGATGGGAGAAGATGAGCAAAAAGCATTGCTCGTCTCTCGCAAAAAACAACCGGATAATACCGTCGTTACCGTAAAAGACGAACAAATCGGGGATGGAAACCAACGCTTGATCGCGGGGCCGTGTTCGGTGGAAAGCGAAGAACAGGTATTCACGGTAGCGGAAGCTTTGAAAAATCGCGGAGTGAATTTGCTGCGCGGTGGGGCATATAAACCGAGATCATCCCCTTACGATTTCCAAGGATTGGGCGTTGAAGGATTAAAGATTTTGAAAAAAGCCGGCGACCATTTCGATATGTCGGTAATCAGTGAAATTGTAACTCCCGGAGACGTTGAAACGGCGCTTGATCACCTCGATGTAATTCAAATCGGCGCGCGTAACATGCAAAACTTTGAATTACTGAAGGAAGTCGGCGCGACAAATAAACCGATCTTGCTGAAACGGGGACTATCGGCAACCATTTCGGAATTCATGAACGCGGCAGAGTATGTCATGTCACGAGGGAATACAAACTTGATGCTTTGCGAGCGCGGCATCCGCACCTATGAAACGGCGACACGCAATACCCTTGATATTTCGGCCATCCCTATTTTAAAACAGGAAACACATTTGCCTGTGCTTGCTGATGTTACGCATTCAACGGGAAGAAGGGATTTATTATTGCCGGCGGCTAAAGCGGCGCTAGCCATTGGCGCAGATGCTGTGATGGCGGAGGTTCACCCTGATCCGGCCGTCGCCCTTTCAGATTCCGCCCAACAAATGGACATTGGTCAATTCAACGAGTTTATCGACACGCTCCGTAATGAACAATTGCTTAAAGATGGCGTGGGAGAAGCAGCAAAAATATAA
- the ytxJ gene encoding bacillithiol system redox-active protein YtxJ → MKKIAEQKQLFDAIEENGEILLFKNSTTCPISSNAFDEFKAFATEHPEVPVYYLNVQEARPLSEYVATYWDVKHESPQALLLTASEAKWHTSHSDITEQTLEKTIL, encoded by the coding sequence GTGAAAAAGATCGCTGAACAAAAACAATTGTTCGATGCCATTGAAGAAAACGGAGAGATCCTGTTATTTAAAAATAGTACAACTTGCCCTATAAGTTCGAATGCTTTTGATGAATTTAAAGCATTCGCCACAGAGCATCCCGAAGTGCCGGTGTATTATTTAAATGTCCAGGAAGCCCGACCTTTATCGGAATATGTGGCCACATATTGGGATGTTAAGCATGAATCGCCGCAAGCGTTGCTGCTAACTGCAAGTGAAGCAAAATGGCATACATCTCATAGTGACATAACAGAACAAACCCTTGAAAAAACGATTTTGTAA
- a CDS encoding YtxH domain-containing protein yields the protein MGDMNTKDLLIGTFIGGVVGATTALLLAPKSGKELRGDISEGAVNAKDKTYEITNNAYEKGSEFANTAFDKTQNVAKTVSEQSNEVVGRIKDAAGQVKNDIDDAQKSAEELADDLSSEVQSAGENIGDSVKKEAEDLKKDDSSRS from the coding sequence ATGGGAGACATGAATACGAAAGATTTACTAATAGGCACGTTTATCGGGGGAGTTGTAGGAGCAACGACAGCACTGCTGCTTGCGCCGAAATCCGGGAAGGAACTGCGCGGAGACATCAGCGAAGGTGCAGTAAACGCGAAAGATAAAACGTATGAAATTACAAATAATGCCTATGAAAAAGGCAGTGAATTTGCAAATACCGCCTTTGACAAAACACAAAATGTGGCCAAGACAGTATCTGAACAATCCAACGAAGTGGTTGGCCGCATCAAAGACGCTGCCGGCCAAGTTAAAAATGATATCGATGATGCGCAAAAATCAGCGGAAGAGCTCGCGGATGATTTATCCAGTGAAGTGCAATCTGCTGGGGAAAACATCGGAGACTCGGTAAAAAAAGAGGCGGAAGACCTGAAAAAAGATGATAGCAGCCGTTCGTAA
- a CDS encoding DUF948 domain-containing protein, producing the protein MTVVYISVAIVAVAIVVLIFYIIQTLKSAQGVVKQLGNTADAVEQQLQGITSETENLVKTTNRLAEDFESKSESMEGLFATAEDLGKTTEQVSDSIQHMSQTVSKEADRNSEQVAQVVQWGSACIDLYEKWKNRRNKGNEL; encoded by the coding sequence ATGACAGTCGTGTATATAAGTGTTGCGATTGTTGCCGTTGCGATCGTAGTCCTTATTTTTTATATTATCCAAACACTCAAGTCGGCACAGGGGGTGGTTAAACAGTTGGGCAATACAGCTGATGCTGTAGAGCAGCAACTGCAAGGGATTACGTCGGAGACCGAAAATCTTGTCAAAACGACGAACCGTCTGGCAGAAGACTTTGAATCGAAATCAGAATCAATGGAAGGGTTGTTTGCAACGGCTGAAGATCTTGGCAAAACAACCGAACAAGTTTCTGATTCTATTCAACATATGTCTCAAACCGTTTCAAAAGAAGCAGACCGTAATTCAGAGCAGGTAGCGCAAGTGGTCCAATGGGGGAGTGCATGCATTGACCTCTATGAGAAGTGGAAAAACCGCCGAAACAAAGGGAACGAACTTTAA
- the murC gene encoding UDP-N-acetylmuramate--L-alanine ligase: protein MTSYHFIGIKGSGMSALAQVLHDMNERVQGSDVDKYFFTQNPLEARGIPIYDFHKQNINPEHTIVASAAYNDDNEEVAEANTQGLSVKAYPAFLGELASQFTSIAVTGTHGKTSTTGLLSHVLGSYRPTSYLIGDGTGKGEKDSSFFVFEACEYRRHFLNYRPDYAIITNIDYDHPDYFKDIDDVVDAFDEMATQVNKAIIACGDDEYLQTLNAPVPIVYYGIEGTHDFTAKNIQSNEDGTNFDVMIRGDYFGTFTIPGHGDHNVLNALGVIALCHYEEMPMETMKQRLADFPGVKRRFTEKEWGSQLLVDDYAHHPTEIKATIDAARSKFPEREIVAVFQPHTFTRTVTFIQEFADVLRLADVVYLCDIFGSTRERKGQTRIEDLLNLIPEAQLLQLDDMDTLANHDDSVLLFMGAGDIQKYQSAYEERTSSKT, encoded by the coding sequence ATGACTAGTTACCACTTTATCGGCATAAAAGGGTCAGGAATGAGTGCGTTGGCACAAGTTCTCCACGATATGAATGAACGCGTGCAAGGATCCGATGTGGATAAATATTTTTTTACACAAAACCCTCTAGAAGCGCGAGGTATTCCGATATACGATTTTCATAAGCAAAATATAAACCCAGAGCATACCATCGTAGCCTCGGCAGCTTATAATGATGATAATGAAGAAGTGGCGGAAGCAAATACGCAAGGCCTATCGGTGAAAGCTTACCCGGCTTTTTTGGGTGAGTTGGCATCTCAATTTACGTCCATTGCCGTTACCGGAACGCATGGAAAAACATCAACGACGGGGTTGCTTTCCCATGTGCTCGGTTCTTACCGACCGACGTCCTATTTGATTGGGGACGGCACCGGAAAAGGGGAGAAAGACAGTTCCTTTTTCGTTTTTGAAGCATGTGAATACCGACGGCATTTTCTCAACTATCGCCCTGATTACGCGATCATAACGAATATTGATTATGATCATCCTGATTACTTTAAAGACATCGATGATGTCGTCGATGCTTTTGATGAGATGGCTACGCAAGTGAATAAAGCGATCATTGCCTGCGGAGACGATGAGTATTTACAAACCCTAAACGCCCCGGTGCCAATCGTTTATTACGGCATCGAGGGAACGCATGACTTCACTGCAAAAAATATTCAAAGCAATGAAGACGGCACGAATTTTGATGTAATGATCCGAGGGGATTATTTCGGAACGTTCACGATTCCCGGACATGGTGACCATAATGTTTTAAATGCGCTTGGGGTAATCGCGCTCTGTCATTACGAAGAGATGCCGATGGAAACAATGAAACAACGGTTGGCAGATTTCCCAGGCGTGAAAAGACGTTTCACCGAAAAAGAATGGGGGTCGCAGTTGCTCGTTGACGATTATGCGCACCACCCCACGGAGATTAAAGCAACCATTGATGCAGCCAGATCCAAATTTCCGGAACGTGAAATTGTAGCTGTATTTCAGCCGCACACGTTTACGAGAACTGTGACATTTATTCAGGAATTTGCGGATGTGCTGCGATTGGCGGATGTCGTCTATTTGTGCGATATTTTCGGCTCTACGAGGGAGCGGAAAGGCCAAACGAGGATTGAGGATTTATTGAACTTAATTCCCGAGGCTCAATTATTGCAACTGGATGATATGGATACGCTCGCAAACCATGATGATAGTGTGTTACTGTTTATGGGAGCAGGAGATATTCAAAAATACCAAAGTGCATACGAAGAACGCACTTCGTCCAAAACATGA
- a CDS encoding nicotinate phosphoribosyltransferase — MKEIDLKLQGKLKRLTNKTFKFDRRVGEGWFSAVYFLKTKEIIKKHKPDDIVTMQFFQKKHAVLCGTDEVIALLQTFADHPEELEIYSLQDGDKIKPYETVLSITGPYQHFGYLEGVIDGIFARRTSVATNVYEVVKAARSSGKQKPVIFMGDRDDHFTQQAGDGYSAFIGGSQAQSTHAMNEWWGREGMGTMPHALIQMFHGDLVAASHAYRDMYPDDRLMALVDYNNDVITDSLRVAREFKGMLDSVRVDTSGNMVDQYFLKNPHKMGDFDPTGVNAPLIVALREALDAENFHNVKITVSGGFTAERIQAYEDANVPVDSYGVGSSLLEKTVSFTGDNVILNGHHEAKAGRKIRENPKMERIDDL; from the coding sequence ATGAAAGAAATCGATTTAAAATTACAAGGGAAGTTGAAACGCCTGACAAACAAAACCTTTAAATTTGACAGACGCGTTGGCGAAGGCTGGTTTTCTGCCGTTTATTTTTTAAAAACGAAAGAAATTATTAAGAAACATAAACCAGACGATATTGTCACAATGCAATTTTTTCAAAAAAAGCATGCCGTTTTATGCGGAACCGATGAGGTGATCGCGCTCTTGCAGACGTTTGCGGATCACCCGGAAGAATTGGAGATTTACTCGTTGCAGGACGGCGACAAAATTAAACCATATGAAACGGTACTGTCGATCACGGGACCCTACCAACATTTCGGCTATTTGGAAGGGGTCATTGACGGTATTTTTGCCCGCCGTACGTCAGTGGCTACCAATGTGTATGAAGTGGTCAAAGCGGCTCGCAGTTCAGGGAAGCAAAAGCCGGTCATTTTCATGGGGGATCGCGATGATCATTTCACCCAACAGGCCGGCGATGGCTACTCCGCATTTATCGGAGGATCTCAAGCCCAATCCACCCATGCCATGAATGAATGGTGGGGCAGAGAAGGGATGGGAACGATGCCGCACGCCCTCATTCAAATGTTCCATGGAGATCTCGTAGCTGCCAGTCATGCGTACCGGGATATGTATCCCGATGATCGTTTAATGGCGCTTGTGGATTATAATAACGATGTAATCACGGATTCATTGCGAGTTGCCCGTGAATTCAAAGGCATGCTCGATTCTGTCCGAGTGGACACTTCTGGGAATATGGTTGATCAATACTTTTTAAAGAATCCCCATAAAATGGGAGATTTTGACCCAACCGGCGTGAATGCACCATTAATCGTTGCGTTGCGCGAAGCTTTGGATGCGGAAAATTTTCATAATGTCAAAATTACCGTCAGTGGAGGTTTCACCGCCGAGAGAATTCAGGCGTATGAGGATGCCAACGTGCCGGTGGATTCCTACGGCGTTGGCAGCAGCCTGTTGGAAAAGACGGTCAGCTTTACGGGGGATAATGTTATTTTGAATGGCCACCATGAAGCGAAGGCGGGCCGAAAAATTCGGGAAAATCCGAAGATGGAGCGAATCGACGATCTGTAA
- a CDS encoding DNA translocase FtsK has product MSRKWSNVLKKINRYFFGEQSDDENNREEQVQYRKKKQQRHTASVGQASGAKVVHRYPKGGNFRFPMDVEALPPRRQPRRSQESENVKPRYQKPKPEPPQKEKKREYFTNKDFTLTHIPSPVHGYQKPPKTRASLSEQETEAQEVEIAAAAPVTTSPSQEDMAIDDDEEKRRETVAQHHHQTEHELNLPAAAPITTSPSREDMAINDDEEKRRETAAEYHREAEHELNLRGVSERPKQSADGPATPSPSTPNKISEQAEERRKQKTSNQAARRARTTDRERKKSSGDASNVMMTPMDRYNYEKRKKQKKERSPSSKPTVPNQGGRQGYDSPPLNLLTPPMQASSLDEEKLQEQRDQLEATLHQFQVKAAVTNVTEGPSIIRFEVQPAPGVKVNKITNLSDDLKLAMAATDLRMEAPIPGKNAIGIEVPKENREPVALRELFEKEAFREHKSPLAVALGLDITGDPNIMDLSNMPHGLIAGATGSGKSVCINSILISLLYKADPEEVKLLLIDPKVVELAFYKDIPHLAAPVVTDPKEATMTLKWSVAEMERRYQRFAEAGVRDIKGYNQKTDEKLPYLVIVIDELADLMMVAPQDVEASISRIAQKARACGIHLLVATQRPSVDVITGLIKANIPTRIAFAVSSAVDSRTILDKGGAERLIGKGDMLVSENGASKLVRLQGTFVSDQEIDEVATYLRHQRAPAYLFSKDEVVKHESRSDDDDLLEDASHFVIQQGSASTSLIQRQFHIGYNRAARLMDMMETRGIVSAAAGTKPRDVLVNDEQLSAMLEK; this is encoded by the coding sequence ATGTCCAGAAAGTGGAGCAATGTCCTCAAAAAAATCAACCGTTACTTTTTCGGCGAGCAATCAGATGATGAAAATAACCGAGAAGAACAGGTTCAATATAGAAAAAAGAAGCAACAACGACACACGGCAAGTGTTGGACAGGCGTCCGGCGCCAAGGTCGTACATAGATATCCGAAAGGGGGAAACTTTCGATTTCCAATGGATGTTGAAGCGTTGCCCCCACGCCGTCAACCGCGAAGGTCACAGGAATCCGAGAATGTGAAACCGAGATACCAAAAACCAAAACCAGAACCTCCGCAAAAAGAGAAGAAGAGAGAATACTTCACAAATAAGGATTTTACGTTAACCCATATTCCTTCTCCCGTGCATGGCTATCAAAAACCACCGAAAACACGGGCGTCTTTGTCCGAGCAGGAGACAGAGGCGCAGGAAGTGGAAATTGCGGCAGCAGCACCGGTAACAACATCTCCATCACAGGAAGACATGGCAATCGACGACGATGAAGAAAAGAGAAGGGAAACAGTTGCGCAACACCACCATCAGACGGAACATGAATTGAATTTGCCGGCAGCAGCACCGATAACAACATCTCCATCGCGGGAAGACATGGCAATCAACGACGATGAAGAAAAGAGGAGGGAAACAGCTGCGGAGTACCACCGGGAGGCGGAACATGAACTAAACTTACGGGGCGTATCCGAACGGCCGAAACAAAGCGCAGACGGACCTGCAACTCCTAGTCCAAGCACCCCGAACAAAATTTCCGAACAGGCAGAAGAGCGACGCAAACAAAAAACGTCAAATCAAGCGGCCAGGCGGGCCAGAACAACGGACAGGGAAAGAAAAAAATCGTCGGGTGATGCCAGTAATGTCATGATGACACCGATGGACCGCTATAATTATGAGAAGAGGAAAAAACAGAAAAAAGAAAGGAGCCCTTCCTCGAAACCGACCGTGCCTAACCAAGGCGGTAGACAAGGCTATGATTCGCCTCCGCTCAACCTGTTAACACCGCCGATGCAAGCTTCCAGTTTGGATGAAGAGAAGCTGCAGGAGCAGCGGGATCAATTGGAAGCAACTTTGCATCAATTTCAGGTGAAGGCGGCAGTAACCAATGTTACGGAAGGGCCTTCGATTATTCGCTTTGAAGTACAGCCGGCTCCGGGGGTGAAAGTAAATAAAATAACGAATCTCAGCGATGATTTGAAATTGGCGATGGCGGCTACGGACTTGCGGATGGAAGCGCCGATCCCCGGCAAGAATGCCATCGGAATTGAAGTTCCTAAAGAAAATCGCGAACCTGTCGCGTTACGCGAGTTATTCGAGAAAGAAGCTTTTCGGGAGCATAAAAGCCCCCTTGCTGTTGCATTGGGTCTTGATATCACCGGGGACCCTAATATCATGGATTTAAGCAACATGCCTCATGGATTGATCGCGGGAGCCACCGGTTCAGGTAAAAGTGTCTGCATAAATTCGATCCTCATCAGTTTGCTATACAAAGCAGACCCTGAAGAAGTGAAGCTGCTGCTCATCGATCCAAAAGTTGTTGAGCTTGCCTTTTACAAAGATATTCCACATCTCGCCGCACCGGTGGTGACTGACCCGAAAGAGGCAACGATGACGTTGAAATGGAGCGTTGCTGAAATGGAAAGGCGTTACCAACGTTTTGCAGAAGCGGGAGTGCGGGATATTAAAGGATATAATCAAAAGACGGATGAAAAACTGCCTTACCTCGTGATCGTTATTGATGAATTGGCTGACCTTATGATGGTCGCTCCCCAAGATGTGGAAGCGTCGATCAGCCGGATTGCCCAAAAAGCAAGGGCGTGCGGCATCCATTTACTCGTTGCCACCCAGCGCCCGTCGGTCGACGTCATTACAGGTTTAATCAAAGCAAATATTCCGACGCGCATTGCTTTTGCCGTTTCTTCCGCGGTGGACTCCAGGACTATTTTGGACAAAGGCGGAGCGGAACGTCTAATTGGAAAAGGGGATATGCTGGTAAGCGAGAATGGGGCCTCGAAACTTGTCCGTTTGCAAGGAACGTTCGTGTCGGACCAAGAAATTGACGAGGTAGCCACTTATTTGCGTCATCAACGGGCGCCTGCGTACTTGTTTTCAAAAGATGAAGTCGTTAAGCACGAATCACGTTCCGACGATGATGACTTATTGGAAGACGCTTCACATTTTGTTATACAGCAGGGAAGCGCATCCACATCCCTCATTCAACGTCAATTTCACATTGGCTATAACCGGGCTGCTCGGCTCATGGACATGATGGAAACAAGGGGCATCGTTTCCGCGGCAGCCGGAACAAAACCCCGTGATGTTCTCGTGAATGACGAGCAACTATCCGCTATGTTGGAAAAATGA
- a CDS encoding DUF1444 family protein: protein MAKKSKVLERIKQEFSAHKIEVDEETRQVRIEHKELGKGLTLDLPRLESKFENKGEDGLQDTVTYIQETFAAMKKQKSLSGMEQNIYPVIRSTSFPTETEDGRALIVEPHTAETRIYYALDQGKTYALIDQQMLENEGMNEQKMKEAARFNIRSLSITTRADDVAGNRFYFVNTNDGYDASRILNDAWVNEVAESIDGELALAVPHQDVFILADIQNEQGYDVLAQMAFKFFGEGRMPITALPFIYEEGKMDPIFILARKKPKGMPNEDK from the coding sequence ATGGCAAAGAAATCCAAAGTGTTGGAACGCATTAAACAGGAGTTCTCGGCACATAAAATCGAAGTAGATGAAGAAACGCGACAAGTGCGTATAGAGCATAAGGAGCTTGGAAAAGGATTAACCCTTGATCTTCCTCGCCTTGAATCGAAGTTTGAAAATAAGGGGGAAGATGGATTACAAGACACGGTCACTTACATTCAAGAAACATTTGCAGCCATGAAAAAACAAAAATCGTTATCCGGCATGGAGCAAAACATTTATCCGGTTATTCGTTCAACCTCTTTCCCTACCGAGACAGAGGATGGACGCGCCCTAATTGTGGAACCTCATACCGCTGAGACACGTATTTACTATGCCTTGGATCAAGGGAAGACTTACGCGTTGATTGATCAGCAAATGTTGGAAAACGAGGGGATGAACGAGCAAAAGATGAAAGAAGCGGCCCGCTTTAACATTCGGTCTCTTTCCATAACGACTAGAGCAGACGACGTTGCCGGGAATCGCTTTTATTTCGTGAATACGAATGATGGATATGATGCGAGCAGGATTTTAAATGACGCTTGGGTGAACGAGGTTGCTGAAAGCATTGACGGAGAACTAGCCCTTGCCGTGCCCCACCAGGACGTTTTCATTCTTGCCGATATCCAAAATGAACAAGGATACGATGTCCTTGCACAAATGGCGTTTAAATTTTTTGGAGAAGGCCGAATGCCTATTACGGCGCTTCCGTTTATTTACGAGGAAGGAAAGATGGACCCAATCTTTATTTTGGCTCGCAAAAAGCCGAAAGGCATGCCGAATGAGGATAAGTAA
- a CDS encoding thioredoxin family protein, with the protein MEKVETKTAFQEAIQGERVVVLFSADWCPDCRVIEPVLPTIEADYPEVQFVHADRDQLLEVCQEYDIFGIPSFVGFKNGEEIDRFADKNRKTEEEITVFLDRYLSR; encoded by the coding sequence ATGGAAAAAGTGGAAACGAAAACAGCGTTTCAAGAAGCTATACAAGGGGAGAGGGTCGTTGTGCTATTTAGTGCTGACTGGTGCCCCGATTGCCGCGTGATCGAACCGGTTCTTCCGACGATAGAAGCGGATTATCCGGAAGTTCAATTTGTCCATGCAGACCGGGATCAATTACTGGAAGTGTGCCAGGAATACGATATTTTTGGCATTCCGAGCTTTGTAGGTTTTAAAAACGGTGAAGAAATCGATCGTTTCGCAGATAAAAATCGGAAAACCGAGGAAGAAATTACAGTATTTCTTGATCGCTATTTATCCCGGTGA